A single window of Sebastes umbrosus isolate fSebUmb1 chromosome 16, fSebUmb1.pri, whole genome shotgun sequence DNA harbors:
- the selenon gene encoding selenoprotein N isoform X2 codes for MIKYYQDAQFFKRHEESVRTLGAEGLFLFSSLDTDHDLYLSPEEFKPIAEKLTGITPPVDFEEEVIHDPNGETLTLEAKMQPLLLDSMTKSKDGFLGVSHSSLSGLRSWKSPAVPSSSFSAGQFRAFLPPKNKVEVGDTWWVIPSELNIFTGYLPNNRYHPPSPKGKEVLLHSLLSMFHPRPFIKSRFAPQGAVACIRASNDFYYDIVFRIHAEFQLNDVPDFPFWFTPGKFTGNIVLSKDASHVRHFHLYVPNDRSLNVDMEWLYGASESSNMEVDIGYLPQLELQSTGPSTPSIIMDEEGNIIDSRDGGEPIQFVFEDIHWTSEISRQEATRRLEVTLYPFKKVSYLPFSEAFERAEAESKLVHSILLWGALDDQSCUGSGRTLRETVLESSPVLALLNQSFISSWSLVRELENMQADEQNPVLSEKARLHLEKYNFPVEMMVALPNGTIVHHINANFFLDQTAMKPEEEEATFSFSGGFEDPSTSTYISFLKEGLEKAKEYLVQ; via the exons ATGATAAAGTATTACCAAGATGCCCAGTTCTTCAAACGTCAT GAAGAGAGTGTCCGAACACTGGGTGCAGAGGGgctttttctcttctcctccctaGATACCGACCACGACCTTTATCTCAGTCCGGAGGAGTTTAAACCTATTGCGGAGAAACTCACAG GAATTACACCCCCTGTGGATTTTGAGGAGGAAGTGATCCATGACCCCAATGGAGAGACTTTGACCTTGGAGGCCAAGATGCAGCCTCTGCTGCTCGACTCCATGACAAAAAGCAAAGATGGTTTCCTAGGG GTGTCTCACAGCTCCCTGAGTGGGCTGCGTTCGTGGAAGAGCCCAGCAGTgccttcttcttccttctctgCCGGCCAGTTCAGGGCCTTCTTGCCCCCAAAGAACAAGGTGGAAGTGGGAGACACGTGGTGGGTGATTCCCAGCGAGCTCAACATCTTCACCGGGTACCTGCCCAACAATCGCTACCACCCTCCCTCACCAAAGGGCAAAGAG GTTCTCCTCCACTCCTTGTTGAGTATGTTCCACCCGCGGCCCTTCATCAAATCACGCTTCGCTCCTCAGGGCGCGGTCGCCTGCATTCGTGCCAGCAACGACTTTTATTATGACATTGTGTTCAG GATTCATGCAGAATTCCAGCTCAACGATGTTCCCGACTTTCCCTTCTGGTTCACCCCGGGGAAGTTCACCGGTAACATCGTTCTCTCTAAAGATGCATCTCATGTCCGTCACTTTCACCTCTACGTCCCCAACGACAG GTCTCTAAATGTGGACATGGAGTGGCTATACGGAGCCAGTGAGAGCAGCAACATGGAGGTGGACATCGGATACCTGCCACAG TTAGAGCTGCAGTCCACGGGCCCGTCCACTCCCTCCATCATCATGGACGAGGAGGGAAACATCATCGACAGCCGAGACGGCGGCGAGCCGATCCAGTTCGTCTTTGAGGACATCCACTGGACCTCAGAGATCAGTAGGCAAGAAGCCACCCGACGCCTAGAGGTCACCCTCTACCCCTTCAAGAAG GTGTCCTACCTGCCTTTTTCAGAGGCCTTCGAGCGAGCCGAAGCGGAGAGTAAACTGGTGCATTCCATTCTGCTTTGGGGAGCTTTAGACGACCAGTCCTGCTGAG GTTCGGGGCGAACTCTCCGGGAGACAGTCCTGGAAAGTTCGCCCGTCCTGGCGCTGCTCAACCAGAGCTTCATTAGCAGCTGGTCTCTGGTCAGAGAGCTGGAGAACATGCAG GCTGATGAGCAGAACCCTGTGTTGAGTGAAAAGGCCCGATTACACCTGGAGAAGTACAACTTCCCTGTGGAGATGATGGTGGCACTGCCCAATGGAACTATT GTCCACCACATCAATGCCAACTTCTTCCTGGACCAGACGGCTATGAaaccagaggaggaagaagcaaCATTCAGCTTCTCTGGTGGGTTCGAGGACCCTTCCACATCCACTTATATCAGCTTCCTCAAGGAGGGGTTGGAGAAAGCCAAGGAGTACCTGGTACAGTAA
- the selenon gene encoding selenoprotein N isoform X1 yields the protein MAADVDKTSPEDGSRISQQNNGHQSPESSGSWISRGICRGIWTLLLVCAVPLLAFGIKHYQDAQFLKRHEESVRTLGAEGLFLFSSLDTDHDLYLSPEEFKPIAEKLTGITPPVDFEEEVIHDPNGETLTLEAKMQPLLLDSMTKSKDGFLGVSHSSLSGLRSWKSPAVPSSSFSAGQFRAFLPPKNKVEVGDTWWVIPSELNIFTGYLPNNRYHPPSPKGKEVLLHSLLSMFHPRPFIKSRFAPQGAVACIRASNDFYYDIVFRIHAEFQLNDVPDFPFWFTPGKFTGNIVLSKDASHVRHFHLYVPNDRSLNVDMEWLYGASESSNMEVDIGYLPQLELQSTGPSTPSIIMDEEGNIIDSRDGGEPIQFVFEDIHWTSEISRQEATRRLEVTLYPFKKVSYLPFSEAFERAEAESKLVHSILLWGALDDQSCUGSGRTLRETVLESSPVLALLNQSFISSWSLVRELENMQADEQNPVLSEKARLHLEKYNFPVEMMVALPNGTIVHHINANFFLDQTAMKPEEEEATFSFSGGFEDPSTSTYISFLKEGLEKAKEYLVQ from the exons ATGGCTGCAGACGTGGATAAAACAAGCCCCGAGGATGGGAGCAGGATTTCGCAGCAGAATAATGGACATCAGAGTCCTGAGAGCTCTGGGTCCTGGATCTCCAGAGGGATCTGCAGGGGGATCTGGACTCTGCTGCTGGTCTGTGCTGTCCCTCTTCTCGCCTTTGGGATCAAGCACTACCAAGATGCCCAGTTCCTCAAACGTCAT GAAGAGAGTGTCCGAACACTGGGTGCAGAGGGgctttttctcttctcctccctaGATACCGACCACGACCTTTATCTCAGTCCGGAGGAGTTTAAACCTATTGCGGAGAAACTCACAG GAATTACACCCCCTGTGGATTTTGAGGAGGAAGTGATCCATGACCCCAATGGAGAGACTTTGACCTTGGAGGCCAAGATGCAGCCTCTGCTGCTCGACTCCATGACAAAAAGCAAAGATGGTTTCCTAGGG GTGTCTCACAGCTCCCTGAGTGGGCTGCGTTCGTGGAAGAGCCCAGCAGTgccttcttcttccttctctgCCGGCCAGTTCAGGGCCTTCTTGCCCCCAAAGAACAAGGTGGAAGTGGGAGACACGTGGTGGGTGATTCCCAGCGAGCTCAACATCTTCACCGGGTACCTGCCCAACAATCGCTACCACCCTCCCTCACCAAAGGGCAAAGAG GTTCTCCTCCACTCCTTGTTGAGTATGTTCCACCCGCGGCCCTTCATCAAATCACGCTTCGCTCCTCAGGGCGCGGTCGCCTGCATTCGTGCCAGCAACGACTTTTATTATGACATTGTGTTCAG GATTCATGCAGAATTCCAGCTCAACGATGTTCCCGACTTTCCCTTCTGGTTCACCCCGGGGAAGTTCACCGGTAACATCGTTCTCTCTAAAGATGCATCTCATGTCCGTCACTTTCACCTCTACGTCCCCAACGACAG GTCTCTAAATGTGGACATGGAGTGGCTATACGGAGCCAGTGAGAGCAGCAACATGGAGGTGGACATCGGATACCTGCCACAG TTAGAGCTGCAGTCCACGGGCCCGTCCACTCCCTCCATCATCATGGACGAGGAGGGAAACATCATCGACAGCCGAGACGGCGGCGAGCCGATCCAGTTCGTCTTTGAGGACATCCACTGGACCTCAGAGATCAGTAGGCAAGAAGCCACCCGACGCCTAGAGGTCACCCTCTACCCCTTCAAGAAG GTGTCCTACCTGCCTTTTTCAGAGGCCTTCGAGCGAGCCGAAGCGGAGAGTAAACTGGTGCATTCCATTCTGCTTTGGGGAGCTTTAGACGACCAGTCCTGCTGAG GTTCGGGGCGAACTCTCCGGGAGACAGTCCTGGAAAGTTCGCCCGTCCTGGCGCTGCTCAACCAGAGCTTCATTAGCAGCTGGTCTCTGGTCAGAGAGCTGGAGAACATGCAG GCTGATGAGCAGAACCCTGTGTTGAGTGAAAAGGCCCGATTACACCTGGAGAAGTACAACTTCCCTGTGGAGATGATGGTGGCACTGCCCAATGGAACTATT GTCCACCACATCAATGCCAACTTCTTCCTGGACCAGACGGCTATGAaaccagaggaggaagaagcaaCATTCAGCTTCTCTGGTGGGTTCGAGGACCCTTCCACATCCACTTATATCAGCTTCCTCAAGGAGGGGTTGGAGAAAGCCAAGGAGTACCTGGTACAGTAA